From the Corythoichthys intestinalis isolate RoL2023-P3 chromosome 15, ASM3026506v1, whole genome shotgun sequence genome, one window contains:
- the slc4a1ap gene encoding kanadaptin isoform X2 gives MAASEQLDLGVLNTDKKETNSAMEMDKCAAAENNTEPEKKESPEADQDIAELFKKPTAFPVPSLASKRSLDAAAASKPGAETRLEKENNKAQVADTNSDASVSANGGQTLETGPEMNQNGDEHSDNATINVKTDSKHKVVPSKVPPVGKFPPLPYTEPHWGGPAPADVYSLEVLKNGTIVDKVPLAHKGFFVVGRLPVCDVPLEHPSISRYHAIIQYRQHPGNGDSVGEGRGFYIQDLGSTHGTVVNKNKIPPKTYIRLRVGHVLKFGGSTRLFIIQGPECDEEEESELTVTELKERGRKMRAELEKRMMGEGSDDEEEGAEKDEDKSGNSKLSSEDSGCSWGMAEEHLPEEDENEENPFSTEFHEDQEAAYLKDPKKALQGFYEREGEELEFEYEDKNHGSWLCRIKLPVDDALGRQLIAEVTHTGKKKEAAVQCCLEACRMLEARGVLRQEAVSRKRKKKNWEDEDYYDSDDDTFLDRTGTVEKKRKERMKRAGKIEERPDTHESLLAKLSQVEKEVAETQKKLGTHGKDTCGSSTDDPLDAFMTAVRSDATMDAVERRKLHVHIADLRKDAQRLRKLVELTRPSQLPSLLPSVNSKAEKPKKALPLFGAMKGGSKFKLKTGTIGKLPPKQPNLPSELFNMKELPPGGEEEEEEEEEENRTVQEETAENMEANEDKVCELNVDLVEASNLISQETSGQKGEKRVSEPKEKSPERSKTKTCTETGKLFLHQNSKPNHDPSSSESKNEVDTDLGARKKKKVMGPSRPPMQLSSQYPQDDPDYCVWVPPAGQTGDGRTHLNDKYGY, from the exons ATGGCCGCCTCCGAACAGCTTGACTTGGGCGTGTTAAACACTGATAAAAAAGAGACTAACTCAGCCATGGAAATGGACAAATGCGCGGCTGCTGAGAATAACACAGAACCCGAAAAGAAGGAATCACCCGAAGCTGACCAGGACATAGCGGAGCTTTTTAAAAAACCCACTGCATTCCCCGTGCCTTCTCTCGCCAGCAAACGTAGCCTGGACGCTGCCGCCGCCTCCAAACCTGGAGCCGAGACAAGACTCGAGAAGGAAAACAACAAAGCACAAGTTGCGGACACTAATAGTGATGCATCGGTCTCAGCTAACGGTGGCCAAACGCTGGAAACTGGGCCTGAAatgaatcaaaatggtgatgaaCATAGCGACAATGCTACTATAAACGTGAAAACCGATTCTAAACACAAGGTGGTCCCATCTAAGGTTCCGCCTGTTGGAAAATTCCCTCCTCTTCCATACACAGAGCCGCATTGGGGTGGTCCGGCTCCAGCTGACGTCTATTCTCTTGAAGTTTTGAAAAACGGCACCATAGTGGACAAGGTGCCCCTCGCCCATAAAGGTTTCTTCGTGGTTGGACGTTTGCCGGTGTGTGATGTACCCTTGGAACACCCGTCCATCTCCAGATACCATGCTATCATTCAGTATCGTCAGCATCCCGGCAATGGGGATTCTGTCGGCGAGGGGCGAGGTTTTTACATTCAGGACCTGGGCAGCACACACGGTACAGTCGTTAATAAGAACAAGATTCCTCCCAAGACATACATCAGACTCCGCGTTGGACATGTCCTTAAATTCGGCGGAAGTACGAGGCTTTTCATCATACAG GGTCCAGAATGTGATGAGGAAGAAGAGTCCGAACTAACGGTCACAGAGCTGAAAGAGCGAGGCAGGAAAATGAGGGCGGAGCTTGAGAAAAGAATGATGGGAGAGGGTTCTGATGATGAAGAGGAAGGAGCGGAGAAGGATGAAGACAAAAGCGGCAATAGCAAATTGTCCAGTGAAGACTCGGGCTGTTCTTGGGGAATGG CCGAAGAGCATCTTCCAGAAGAAGATGAGAATGAGGAGAACCCCTTTTCAACGGAGTTCCATGAAGACCAGGAAGCTGCATACTTGAAGGACCCAAAGAAAGCCTTACAAGGTTTTTATGAGCGGGAAG GCGAGGAACTGGAGTTTGAGTATGAAGACAAAAATCACGGCAGCTGGCTTTGCAGAATCAA GCTACCTGTGGACGATGCCTTGGGCCGACAGCTTATTGCAGAGGTTACTCACACGGGGAAGAAAAAAGAAGCAGCAGTTCAGTGTTGCCTCGAGGCCTGCAGGATGCTCGAAGCCAGAGGAGTGCTGCGTCAGGAAGCAG TGTCCCGCAAGCGCAAGAAAAAGAACTGGGAAGATGAAGACTACTATGACAGTGATGATGACACCTTCCTAGACCGGACAGGCACTGTTGAAAAGAAGAGGAAGGAGAGAATGAAAAGAGCAGGAAAGATTGAGGAGCGGCCCGACACGCATGAATCACTG CTGGCTAAGCTATCACAGGTGGAGAAGGAGGTAGCAGAAACACAGAAAAAGCTGGGCACCCATGGAAAAG ATACTTGTGGCTCTTCTACCGATGACCCACTGGATGCCTTCATGACCGCTGTGCGCAGTGATGCGACTATGGATGCCGTGGAGCGGAGAAAGCTCCATGTGCACATAGCAGATCTTCGAAAAGATGCCCAGCGACTACGCAAGTTGGTAGAACTTACTCGCCCCTCTCAGCTGCCCTCGCTGCTCCCCAG TGTTAACTCCAAGGCTGAGAAACCGAAGAAAGCCTTGCCGCTTTTTGGAGCCATGAAGGGAGGAAGCAAGTTCAAGCTGAAGACAGGCACTATTGGG AAGTTGCCTCCGAAGCAGCCCAACTTGCCTTCTGAGCTTTTTAACATGAAAGAACTTCCGCCAGGaggagaggaggaggaggaggaggaggaagaagaaaaCAGGACAGTACAGGAGGAGACTGCTGAAAACATGGAGGCTAATGAAGATAAAGTGTGCGAGTTGAATGTCGATCTTGTAGAGGCCAGCAACCTCATATCTCAAGAGACTTCAGGGCAGAAAGGAGAAAAACGAGTGTCAGAACCAAAAG AGAAAAGTCCGGAAAGGAGCAAAACCAAGACGTGTACTGAAACAGGCAAGCTGTTTCTTCATCAGAACTCCAAGCCCAACCATGACCCATCATCTTCCG AGTCCAAAAACGAGGTTGATACGGATCTTGGTgcgagaaagaagaaaaaagtcatgGGTCCCAGCAGG CCACCCATGCAGCTCTCGAGTCAGTATCCACAAGACGACCCTGATTACTGTGTTTGGGTACCGCCAGCAG GTCAGACTGGAGATGGTCGTACTCATCTAAACGACAAGTATGGCTACTGA
- the slc4a1ap gene encoding kanadaptin isoform X1, which yields MAASEQLDLGVLNTDKKETNSAMEMDKCAAAENNTEPEKKESPEADQDIAELFKKPTAFPVPSLASKRSLDAAAASKPGAETRLEKENNKAQVADTNSDASVSANGGQTLETGPEMNQNGDEHSDNATINVKTDSKHKVVPSKVPPVGKFPPLPYTEPHWGGPAPADVYSLEVLKNGTIVDKVPLAHKGFFVVGRLPVCDVPLEHPSISRYHAIIQYRQHPGNGDSVGEGRGFYIQDLGSTHGTVVNKNKIPPKTYIRLRVGHVLKFGGSTRLFIIQGPECDEEEESELTVTELKERGRKMRAELEKRMMGEGSDDEEEGAEKDEDKSGNSKLSSEDSGCSWGMAEEHLPEEDENEENPFSTEFHEDQEAAYLKDPKKALQGFYEREGEELEFEYEDKNHGSWLCRIKLPVDDALGRQLIAEVTHTGKKKEAAVQCCLEACRMLEARGVLRQEAVSRKRKKKNWEDEDYYDSDDDTFLDRTGTVEKKRKERMKRAGKIEERPDTHESLLAKLSQVEKEVAETQKKLGTHGKDTCGSSTDDPLDAFMTAVRSDATMDAVERRKLHVHIADLRKDAQRLRKLVELTRPSQLPSLLPSVNSKAEKPKKALPLFGAMKGGSKFKLKTGTIGKLPPKQPNLPSELFNMKELPPGGEEEEEEEEEENRTVQEETAENMEANEDKVCELNVDLVEASNLISQETSGQKGEKRVSEPKGGLPEFNSEKEKSPERSKTKTCTETGKLFLHQNSKPNHDPSSSESKNEVDTDLGARKKKKVMGPSRPPMQLSSQYPQDDPDYCVWVPPAGQTGDGRTHLNDKYGY from the exons ATGGCCGCCTCCGAACAGCTTGACTTGGGCGTGTTAAACACTGATAAAAAAGAGACTAACTCAGCCATGGAAATGGACAAATGCGCGGCTGCTGAGAATAACACAGAACCCGAAAAGAAGGAATCACCCGAAGCTGACCAGGACATAGCGGAGCTTTTTAAAAAACCCACTGCATTCCCCGTGCCTTCTCTCGCCAGCAAACGTAGCCTGGACGCTGCCGCCGCCTCCAAACCTGGAGCCGAGACAAGACTCGAGAAGGAAAACAACAAAGCACAAGTTGCGGACACTAATAGTGATGCATCGGTCTCAGCTAACGGTGGCCAAACGCTGGAAACTGGGCCTGAAatgaatcaaaatggtgatgaaCATAGCGACAATGCTACTATAAACGTGAAAACCGATTCTAAACACAAGGTGGTCCCATCTAAGGTTCCGCCTGTTGGAAAATTCCCTCCTCTTCCATACACAGAGCCGCATTGGGGTGGTCCGGCTCCAGCTGACGTCTATTCTCTTGAAGTTTTGAAAAACGGCACCATAGTGGACAAGGTGCCCCTCGCCCATAAAGGTTTCTTCGTGGTTGGACGTTTGCCGGTGTGTGATGTACCCTTGGAACACCCGTCCATCTCCAGATACCATGCTATCATTCAGTATCGTCAGCATCCCGGCAATGGGGATTCTGTCGGCGAGGGGCGAGGTTTTTACATTCAGGACCTGGGCAGCACACACGGTACAGTCGTTAATAAGAACAAGATTCCTCCCAAGACATACATCAGACTCCGCGTTGGACATGTCCTTAAATTCGGCGGAAGTACGAGGCTTTTCATCATACAG GGTCCAGAATGTGATGAGGAAGAAGAGTCCGAACTAACGGTCACAGAGCTGAAAGAGCGAGGCAGGAAAATGAGGGCGGAGCTTGAGAAAAGAATGATGGGAGAGGGTTCTGATGATGAAGAGGAAGGAGCGGAGAAGGATGAAGACAAAAGCGGCAATAGCAAATTGTCCAGTGAAGACTCGGGCTGTTCTTGGGGAATGG CCGAAGAGCATCTTCCAGAAGAAGATGAGAATGAGGAGAACCCCTTTTCAACGGAGTTCCATGAAGACCAGGAAGCTGCATACTTGAAGGACCCAAAGAAAGCCTTACAAGGTTTTTATGAGCGGGAAG GCGAGGAACTGGAGTTTGAGTATGAAGACAAAAATCACGGCAGCTGGCTTTGCAGAATCAA GCTACCTGTGGACGATGCCTTGGGCCGACAGCTTATTGCAGAGGTTACTCACACGGGGAAGAAAAAAGAAGCAGCAGTTCAGTGTTGCCTCGAGGCCTGCAGGATGCTCGAAGCCAGAGGAGTGCTGCGTCAGGAAGCAG TGTCCCGCAAGCGCAAGAAAAAGAACTGGGAAGATGAAGACTACTATGACAGTGATGATGACACCTTCCTAGACCGGACAGGCACTGTTGAAAAGAAGAGGAAGGAGAGAATGAAAAGAGCAGGAAAGATTGAGGAGCGGCCCGACACGCATGAATCACTG CTGGCTAAGCTATCACAGGTGGAGAAGGAGGTAGCAGAAACACAGAAAAAGCTGGGCACCCATGGAAAAG ATACTTGTGGCTCTTCTACCGATGACCCACTGGATGCCTTCATGACCGCTGTGCGCAGTGATGCGACTATGGATGCCGTGGAGCGGAGAAAGCTCCATGTGCACATAGCAGATCTTCGAAAAGATGCCCAGCGACTACGCAAGTTGGTAGAACTTACTCGCCCCTCTCAGCTGCCCTCGCTGCTCCCCAG TGTTAACTCCAAGGCTGAGAAACCGAAGAAAGCCTTGCCGCTTTTTGGAGCCATGAAGGGAGGAAGCAAGTTCAAGCTGAAGACAGGCACTATTGGG AAGTTGCCTCCGAAGCAGCCCAACTTGCCTTCTGAGCTTTTTAACATGAAAGAACTTCCGCCAGGaggagaggaggaggaggaggaggaggaagaagaaaaCAGGACAGTACAGGAGGAGACTGCTGAAAACATGGAGGCTAATGAAGATAAAGTGTGCGAGTTGAATGTCGATCTTGTAGAGGCCAGCAACCTCATATCTCAAGAGACTTCAGGGCAGAAAGGAGAAAAACGAGTGTCAGAACCAAAAGGTGGATTGCCAGAATTTAATTCAGAAAAAG AGAAAAGTCCGGAAAGGAGCAAAACCAAGACGTGTACTGAAACAGGCAAGCTGTTTCTTCATCAGAACTCCAAGCCCAACCATGACCCATCATCTTCCG AGTCCAAAAACGAGGTTGATACGGATCTTGGTgcgagaaagaagaaaaaagtcatgGGTCCCAGCAGG CCACCCATGCAGCTCTCGAGTCAGTATCCACAAGACGACCCTGATTACTGTGTTTGGGTACCGCCAGCAG GTCAGACTGGAGATGGTCGTACTCATCTAAACGACAAGTATGGCTACTGA
- the supt7l gene encoding STAGA complex 65 subunit gamma — MMRYWGEIPGPAGPPASRGSFDLLQREFRSVEMQDPPLHQPSAQRPRPTTMLDIPSEPCSLTIHTVQLCQHVRRLRGLLAAAQGQGPTSSEVSVKLEEVDTNLPLRPPTPPPIPDDLLPLDCKDPRQPFQLRHSDPESDFYKGRGEPVTELSWPSCRQLLYQSVATILAHAGFETAQESVLETLTDLVHEHYLRLTRLLRVAVDREARLGASPFPDVIEQVFHEVGIGSVLALQRFWQVRIKDYHSYMLQVSNDLSEEYERLVNPEKALEDSKPPRIKEEPMSDISFPVSEEPEADLASGDQALPMGVLGAHGERLSTGLDADHSPHTSSGGIATNSPLWPQVKMEPHDNDEVQGAAHHSNPHHHHHLGGDVFEEGGPMSTISESGGAMAPSPAGAASDGSYASHSPDSLMSTSPVFNQRPRKRAKKM; from the exons ATGATGCGTTACTGGGGCGAGATTCCTGGGCCTGCAGGGCCTCCTGCTAGTCGTGGATCCTTTGATTTGCTCCAGCGTGAGTTTCGATCGGTGGAGATGCAGGATCCACCTTTACATCAGCCGTCGGCCCAGCGTCCGCGCCCCACCACTATGCTGGATATCCCGTCGGAGCCTTGCAGTCTCACTATTCACACGGTCCAGCTTTGTCAGCACGTCCGCCGCCTCCGTGGTCTTCTAGCAGCAGCTCAGGGGCAGGGTCCGACATCTTCAGAGGTTAGTGTAAAGCTGGAGGAGGTGGACACAAACCTGCCACTGCGCCCTCCGACCCCACCTCCCATACCCGATGACTTGCTACCACTTGACTGCAAAGATCCTCGGCAACCCTTTCAGCTCCGCCACAGCGATCCTGAAAGTGACTTCTATAA GGGTAGAGGGGAGCCAGTCACAGAGCTGAGTTGGCCCTCCTGCAGACAACTCCTCTATCAGTCTGTAGCCACCATCTTGGCCCATGCAGGCTTTGAGACAGCCCAGGAGAGCGTGCTAGAAACTTTGACCGACTTGGTGCATGAGCACTACCTACGTCTTACCCGCCTCCTGCGGGTAGCTGTGGACAGGGAGGCCCGACTGGGGGCCAGTCCCTTTCCTGATGTGATAGAGCAGGTGTTCCATGAAGTGGGCATTGGTAGTGTGCTCGCCCTGCAGCGGTTTTGGCAAGTGCGCATCAAGGATTATCACAGCTACATGTTACAG GTCAGTAATGATCTGTCAGAAGAATACGAAAGGTTGGTGAATCCTGAAAAGGCTCTTGAGGATTCAAAGCCCCCCAGGATCAAGGAGGAGCCCATGAGTGACATTTCCTTCCCTGTTAGTGAGGAGCCAGAGGCCGACCTAGCGTCTGGGGACCAAGCCTTACCCATGGGGGTTCTCGGGGCTCATGGTGAGAGGCTGTCTACAGGCCTGGATGCCGACCATTCTCCTCACACATCAA GTGGTGGCATTGCCACCAACTCACCTTTGTGGCCACAAGTAAAAATGGAACCACACGATAATGATGAAGTCCAAGGTGCCGCGCATCATTCAAATCCACATCACCATCACCACTTAGGCGGGGATGTGTTTGAGGAAGGGGGCCCAATGTCGACCATAAGCGAGTCGGGAGGCGCCATGGCACCCTCTCCTGCTGGTGCCGCATCAGATGGAAGTTACGCCTCACATTCGCCAGACTCCCTGATGAGCACGTCACCAGTCTTCAACCAAAGACCCAGGAAGCGAGCGAAAAAGATGTGA